A single genomic interval of Blochmannia endosymbiont of Camponotus sp. C-003 harbors:
- the ispG gene encoding flavodoxin-dependent (E)-4-hydroxy-3-methylbut-2-enyl-diphosphate synthase codes for MNDITNIIRRKSTRIYIGTVPIGDGAPIAVQSMVNTRTTNILETVAQINSLKKAGVDIVRISIPTMDAAESFKIIKRQIINIPLVADIHFDYRIALKAAEYGADCLRINPGNIGNNKRIRSVVHCAQDKNIPIRIGVNSGSLERDLQQKYDENPTGHVLLESAMRHVDILDKLNFHQFKVSVKSSDVLATIQAYRALASKIDQPLHIGLTEAGALRNGTVKSSIALGFLLSEGIGDTIRISLATDPVEEVKVAFDILRALRIRAHGINFIACPGCARQEFNVIKVVNALEQKVSDITTPMNVSIIGCVVNGPGEALKSTIGVAGARNKSGIYEDGIRQRKRCDNKSLIEELEHRIRLKSKSLHKNHQ; via the coding sequence ATGAATGATATCACGAACATTATTCGTCGCAAATCTACACGTATCTATATTGGCACTGTCCCTATTGGAGATGGTGCGCCTATTGCAGTACAATCCATGGTAAATACTCGTACTACAAATATTTTAGAAACAGTCGCTCAAATTAATTCCTTAAAAAAAGCAGGAGTAGATATTGTTCGAATATCAATACCTACTATGGATGCAGCTGAATCTTTCAAGATAATTAAACGACAAATAATTAATATTCCACTAGTAGCAGATATTCATTTTGATTATCGTATCGCATTGAAAGCAGCTGAGTATGGAGCAGATTGCTTGCGTATCAATCCCGGTAATATCGGCAATAATAAACGTATTCGATCTGTAGTGCATTGTGCTCAGGACAAAAATATACCCATTCGTATTGGTGTAAATTCTGGATCTCTCGAGCGCGATTTACAACAAAAATATGACGAAAATCCAACAGGACATGTCTTATTAGAATCAGCAATGAGACATGTAGATATTTTGGATAAATTAAACTTTCATCAATTTAAAGTTAGCGTTAAATCTTCGGATGTACTGGCAACAATACAAGCCTACCGTGCATTAGCATCAAAGATAGATCAACCATTACATATAGGCCTTACTGAAGCCGGAGCTTTACGTAATGGGACAGTAAAATCTTCAATAGCTCTAGGTTTCTTATTAAGTGAAGGCATCGGGGATACAATACGTATATCATTAGCTACAGATCCTGTAGAAGAAGTTAAAGTAGCATTCGATATTTTAAGAGCTTTGAGAATTCGTGCTCATGGTATCAATTTTATAGCTTGTCCAGGATGTGCGCGACAAGAATTTAATGTAATCAAAGTAGTGAATGCTTTAGAACAAAAAGTAAGTGATATTACAACGCCTATGAATGTATCCATTATTGGATGCGTAGTTAACGGACCAGGAGAAGCACTAAAATCAACAATTGGTGTAGCCGGCGCACGCAATAAAAGCGGTATATATGAAGATGGCATACGACAACGAAAACGCTGCGATAACAAATCACTAATCGAAGAATTAGAACACCGTATCCGATTAAAATCTAAATCATTACATAAAAATCACCAATGA
- the hisS gene encoding histidine--tRNA ligase, translated as MIKYHKNIQSVRGMHDYVPKDTILWQYIENTLITILNSYGYNEIRFPIIEDTNLFKRSIGEVTDVIEKEMYSFTDRNGKNLTLRPEGTSGCVRAGINHGLFYHQEQRLWYLGPMFRHERPQKGRYRQFHQFSAEAFGQIGPDIDAELILITARCWKKLGIHHHLSLELNSIGSLSSRIKYRKKLITFLEKNLSNLDNNALRRLYSNPMRILDTKNTKTKELLLNAPILNDHLDDDSHVHFSELCQLLNLLGISYTVNPYLVRGLDYYNKTVFEWVTDSLGVKKTICAGGRYDELVQELGGHSVPAIGFSIGLERIILLMQKINNNTFLNNNIYIDVYLISIGNHSRKYAMLLAENIRSKLPSVRLMVHHGGGNIKKQFYCANKHKPRIVLIMNAKNVLENTIVLENLQSKNQEILKHDAVTERLRHILDIK; from the coding sequence ATGATTAAATATCATAAAAATATCCAATCTGTTCGCGGTATGCATGATTATGTACCAAAAGATACGATTCTATGGCAATACATAGAAAATACCTTGATAACTATATTAAATAGTTATGGATATAATGAGATTAGATTTCCTATTATCGAGGACACAAATCTGTTCAAACGTTCAATCGGAGAAGTGACAGATGTAATAGAAAAAGAAATGTATAGTTTTACCGATCGTAACGGTAAAAATTTAACATTACGCCCAGAAGGAACATCTGGATGCGTTCGAGCAGGAATTAATCATGGGTTATTTTATCACCAAGAACAACGTCTGTGGTATCTTGGTCCCATGTTTCGACATGAACGCCCTCAAAAAGGACGTTACAGACAGTTTCACCAATTTAGTGCTGAAGCTTTTGGTCAAATAGGACCTGATATAGATGCTGAATTAATTTTAATCACTGCTCGTTGTTGGAAAAAATTAGGAATTCATCATCATTTATCATTAGAATTAAATTCAATTGGTTCGTTATCATCGAGAATAAAGTATAGAAAAAAACTAATAACCTTTTTAGAAAAAAATTTAAGCAATTTAGACAACAATGCTCTACGTCGTTTATATTCTAATCCAATGCGCATATTAGATACTAAAAATACTAAAACTAAAGAATTACTACTCAATGCCCCCATATTAAACGATCATTTAGATGATGATTCACATGTTCATTTTTCAGAATTGTGTCAGTTATTAAATCTCTTAGGAATATCATACACAGTTAATCCATACTTAGTGCGCGGTTTAGACTATTACAACAAAACAGTTTTTGAATGGGTTACCGATAGTTTAGGAGTAAAAAAAACTATCTGTGCTGGTGGTCGTTATGATGAATTAGTCCAAGAATTAGGAGGACATTCAGTCCCCGCGATAGGATTTTCCATAGGATTAGAACGTATAATATTATTAATGCAAAAAATTAATAACAATACTTTTTTAAACAACAATATATATATTGATGTATATTTAATTAGTATAGGAAATCATTCTCGAAAATATGCAATGTTACTTGCTGAAAATATTCGTTCAAAATTACCATCTGTGCGATTAATGGTGCATCATGGAGGAGGTAATATAAAAAAACAATTTTATTGTGCTAATAAACATAAACCACGAATCGTACTAATCATGAACGCAAAAAATGTTCTTGAAAACACAATTGTTTTAGAAAATTTACAATCAAAAAATCAAGAAATATTAAAACATGATGCAGTTACCGAAAGATTGAGACATATACTGGATATTAAATAA
- the der gene encoding ribosome biogenesis GTPase Der, producing the protein MLPIITLIGQKNVGKSTLFNKLTHTHDALISNCPGLTRDRQYGYFQCKQFKSILIDTGGIDKFCSSTQTENIQNYVTYQTTLAIQEANILLFVMDRQSVETSINYDIFNFLKKIKKNILIVINKIDNIPCHINTMTWDYWSFGTTNIIFISALHGHGIDNLLGNISSLISKNILIFKNHISKNEINNIFYPNAITNSSCDKIDPAITVAVVGRPNSGKSTFVNHVLKETRMITCSTPGTTRNCIHTPTIYNQQKYILIDTAGVQKNKKIDNVEDQISIARTLKIIKTAHILLFVGDVNLGISDQDLYLLRFIMHHGKTLIIVINKWDLISPDLRNTIKKNLYKKINFINFTQIHFISALHGLGIKKLFETINTTNLYSHYAKTINTACLMRILHDAISKYPPPLLYGKRIKPKYVHVGKHEPFTLIIHGTHVSKLSDDYKRYLKKYFYRMLKITGLLIHIQFKDNINPFINKINNV; encoded by the coding sequence ATGCTACCTATCATTACACTAATTGGACAAAAAAACGTAGGAAAATCTACTTTATTCAATAAATTAACACATACACACGATGCTTTAATATCTAACTGCCCAGGATTAACACGAGATCGTCAGTACGGATATTTTCAATGCAAACAATTTAAATCTATTCTTATTGACACTGGGGGTATTGATAAATTTTGTAGTAGTACACAAACAGAAAACATTCAAAATTATGTAACCTATCAAACAACTCTCGCAATACAAGAAGCTAATATTCTATTATTTGTTATGGATAGACAATCTGTAGAAACATCTATAAATTACGATATTTTTAATTTTTTAAAAAAAATAAAAAAAAACATACTGATCGTCATTAATAAAATCGACAATATCCCATGTCATATAAACACAATGACATGGGATTATTGGTCTTTTGGTACAACAAATATTATCTTTATTTCCGCTCTTCATGGACATGGAATTGATAATTTATTAGGAAATATATCTTCATTAATTTCAAAAAATATATTGATTTTCAAAAATCACATATCTAAAAATGAGATAAATAACATTTTTTATCCAAACGCCATCACTAATTCGTCATGTGATAAAATAGATCCTGCTATCACAGTAGCTGTAGTAGGACGTCCCAATTCCGGTAAATCTACTTTTGTTAATCATGTTCTAAAAGAAACCCGTATGATTACTTGTAGTACACCAGGAACTACTCGGAATTGCATTCATACCCCTACAATATATAACCAACAAAAATACATATTAATTGATACAGCAGGCGTACAAAAAAATAAAAAAATAGATAATGTAGAAGATCAAATTTCTATTGCAAGAACATTAAAAATCATTAAGACCGCGCATATCTTATTATTTGTAGGCGACGTAAATCTAGGGATATCTGATCAAGATTTATATTTACTACGATTTATCATGCATCACGGTAAAACATTAATAATTGTTATTAACAAATGGGATTTAATATCCCCAGATTTACGTAATACAATCAAAAAAAATTTATACAAAAAAATAAATTTTATTAACTTTACTCAAATACATTTTATTTCGGCATTACACGGACTCGGGATAAAAAAATTGTTTGAAACAATTAACACAACAAATTTGTATTCTCATTATGCAAAAACCATTAACACAGCATGTTTAATGCGAATACTGCACGATGCCATTTCTAAATATCCTCCCCCACTTTTATACGGAAAAAGAATTAAACCTAAATATGTCCATGTCGGAAAACACGAACCATTCACTCTGATCATCCATGGCACTCATGTCAGTAAATTATCTGATGATTATAAACGATATCTAAAAAAGTATTTTTATCGTATGTTAAAGATCACTGGCCTTTTGATACACATTCAATTTAAAGATAATATTAACCCATTTATTAATAAAATAAACAATGTTTAA
- the mqo gene encoding malate dehydrogenase (quinone), which yields MSNVAVINKEHRLIKITSSVDVVLVGAGIMSVTFGMFLTILEPTWKISLYERLNQPAQESSNEWNNAGTGHAAFCELNYTQYNNQNRCSIDISKAIAINEAFEMSRQFWAYLVQIKVLKHPSSFINNVPHMSFVWGEENVCFLKRRFQALQNSVLFSGMVYSEDLQQIHQWAPLIINGRDVFQKIAATRMEMGTDVNFGELTQQLLNELKKNINFKLYLQHDVESVQNNNDATWDVHVIDRRCNHKKCIRTNYVFIGAGGRSLSLLQTSRIPEVSGYAGFPVGGQFLVTKNPKIVVQHLAKVYGRASVNVPPMSVPHIDTRILNGGKILLFGPFATFSSKFLKYGSWLDLFRSLNKSNVIPIFQAGMDNFHLIKYLIGQLVMSNIQRIDELREFYPTVNPSDWDLVTAGQRVQIIKRDSNKRGVLLFGTELVNSSDGTLSALLGASPGASTVVSIVLNLLNTMFNNEINSDVWKHKLIDMIPSYTKSLNGDITLVNKIRQYTCNALRLNYIEATTDRCYDSTC from the coding sequence ATGAGTAATGTTGCTGTTATAAATAAAGAACATCGTTTGATTAAGATTACGTCTTCAGTAGACGTTGTGCTGGTTGGCGCTGGGATTATGAGTGTAACTTTTGGTATGTTCTTAACGATTCTCGAACCGACTTGGAAAATTAGTCTGTATGAGCGTCTTAATCAGCCAGCACAGGAAAGTTCTAATGAGTGGAATAATGCTGGAACAGGACATGCAGCGTTTTGTGAGCTTAATTATACTCAGTATAATAATCAAAATCGTTGTTCTATTGATATTTCAAAAGCTATTGCTATTAATGAAGCATTTGAAATGTCGCGTCAATTTTGGGCATATTTAGTACAAATAAAAGTGCTTAAGCACCCGAGTTCTTTTATTAATAATGTACCGCATATGAGTTTTGTGTGGGGCGAAGAAAACGTTTGTTTTTTAAAAAGACGTTTTCAAGCATTACAAAATAGTGTGTTGTTTAGCGGTATGGTGTATTCGGAAGATTTACAGCAAATTCATCAGTGGGCTCCCCTTATTATTAATGGACGTGATGTATTTCAGAAAATAGCAGCTACTCGCATGGAAATGGGTACAGATGTTAATTTTGGAGAACTTACTCAACAATTGTTGAATGAATTAAAAAAAAATATAAATTTTAAATTGTATTTGCAGCATGATGTTGAGTCTGTGCAGAACAATAATGATGCAACTTGGGATGTACATGTAATTGATCGTCGGTGCAATCATAAAAAATGTATTCGTACGAATTATGTTTTTATAGGAGCTGGAGGAAGATCTCTTAGTCTCTTACAAACTTCTAGGATTCCTGAAGTTAGTGGATACGCTGGGTTTCCAGTAGGAGGTCAATTTTTAGTCACAAAAAATCCGAAGATAGTTGTACAACATTTAGCTAAAGTGTATGGGAGAGCATCCGTTAACGTGCCTCCAATGTCGGTGCCTCATATAGATACCAGAATATTAAATGGTGGTAAGATTTTGTTATTTGGTCCATTTGCAACTTTCAGCAGTAAATTTTTAAAATATGGCTCATGGTTAGATTTATTTCGTTCTTTGAATAAAAGTAATGTTATTCCGATTTTTCAAGCTGGGATGGATAATTTTCATTTAATTAAGTATTTGATCGGTCAGTTAGTTATGTCCAACATACAACGTATTGATGAACTTAGAGAATTTTATCCGACAGTTAATCCGTCAGATTGGGATTTAGTAACAGCAGGACAACGTGTTCAAATTATAAAAAGAGATAGTAATAAGAGAGGTGTGTTATTATTTGGAACAGAGCTAGTTAATTCTAGCGATGGTACTTTATCGGCGCTGCTTGGTGCTTCTCCAGGAGCATCTACTGTAGTTTCAATAGTATTAAATCTTTTGAATACAATGTTTAATAATGAAATTAATAGTGATGTGTGGAAACATAAACTCATAGATATGATTCCTTCGTATACTAAAAGTTTAAATGGTGATATTACATTAGTAAATAAAATTAGACAATATACTTGTAATGCTTTGAGATTAAATTATATAGAGGCAACAACAGATCGTTGTTACGATTCAACATGTTGA
- the guaB gene encoding IMP dehydrogenase, which translates to MLNFIREALTFDDVLIVPSRSSILPAETNLKSFLTNSISLNIPVVSSAMDTVTESNLAIALAQEGGVGFIHKNMSLDQQINEVRRVKRYESGIVTNPQCVTPDMTLLQLQELTSRNGFAGYPVVVVGTNELVGIVTSRDVRFVSDLSNFVFSVMTPKERLVTVLEKENRGIVLDKMHDKRVEKILLVDSLFRLKGMITAKDFEKAERKPYACKDDYGRLCVGAAIGVGEDYKERVEGLVDAGLDVLLVDSSHGHSEKVLNCIKTVRNMYPNLSIVGGNVVTQEGALELVESGASAVKVGVGPGSICTTRIVTGVGIPQITAISDVAEALKNTNIPIIADGGIRFSGDIAKAIAAGAHCVMIGSLLAGTEDSPGDIEFYQGRSFKTYRGMGSLGAMSQGSSDRYFQQQDSVATHKLVPEGIEGRVPYRGKLETIIHQLMGGLRSCMGLTGCVTINDLRMQARFVRVSYSGIQESHVHDVMITKESPNYRLR; encoded by the coding sequence ATGTTGAATTTTATTAGAGAGGCTTTAACTTTTGATGATGTATTGATCGTTCCGTCCCGTTCGAGTATACTGCCTGCAGAGACGAATTTAAAAAGTTTTCTGACTAATTCTATTTCTTTGAATATTCCTGTTGTATCGTCGGCGATGGATACAGTGACTGAATCAAATTTAGCTATTGCTTTAGCTCAGGAAGGTGGTGTGGGCTTTATTCATAAGAATATGTCTTTAGATCAACAAATTAACGAAGTACGTCGGGTAAAACGTTATGAAAGCGGAATAGTAACAAATCCTCAATGTGTTACTCCTGATATGACGCTACTGCAATTGCAAGAGTTGACCTCTCGTAATGGATTTGCTGGCTATCCAGTTGTGGTGGTAGGTACGAATGAGCTAGTTGGAATTGTTACAAGTCGCGATGTTAGGTTTGTTAGTGATTTATCAAATTTTGTTTTTTCTGTCATGACTCCTAAAGAACGTTTGGTTACAGTATTAGAAAAAGAAAACAGGGGGATAGTATTAGACAAAATGCACGATAAAAGAGTAGAAAAAATATTGTTGGTTGACTCTTTATTTCGTCTTAAAGGTATGATCACTGCAAAAGACTTTGAAAAGGCAGAACGTAAACCGTATGCGTGTAAAGATGATTACGGAAGATTATGTGTTGGAGCTGCTATAGGGGTAGGAGAAGATTATAAAGAACGTGTTGAAGGATTGGTTGATGCGGGTTTAGACGTGTTACTCGTTGATTCTTCTCATGGGCATTCGGAAAAAGTTTTAAATTGTATTAAAACGGTTAGAAATATGTACCCTAATTTATCTATTGTAGGGGGCAATGTTGTCACGCAAGAAGGTGCGTTAGAATTGGTCGAATCTGGTGCTAGTGCAGTGAAAGTTGGTGTTGGACCTGGCTCTATTTGTACAACTCGTATTGTTACTGGTGTAGGCATTCCTCAAATCACAGCTATTTCTGATGTAGCGGAAGCATTAAAAAATACAAATATTCCAATTATTGCAGATGGTGGTATTCGTTTTTCTGGAGATATCGCTAAAGCAATAGCGGCTGGAGCGCATTGTGTAATGATTGGTTCGTTACTAGCAGGTACAGAGGACTCTCCAGGAGATATAGAATTTTATCAAGGTAGATCTTTTAAGACTTACAGAGGTATGGGTTCTTTAGGGGCTATGTCTCAAGGTTCTTCTGATCGATATTTTCAACAACAGGATTCTGTTGCTACTCATAAATTGGTTCCAGAAGGTATAGAAGGACGTGTTCCTTATAGAGGGAAGTTAGAGACGATTATACATCAATTGATGGGTGGTTTGCGTTCTTGTATGGGCTTGACAGGCTGTGTAACTATTAATGATTTGAGGATGCAAGCTAGGTTTGTTCGTGTTAGCTATTCGGGTATTCAGGAAAGTCATGTGCACGATGTGATGATAACAAAGGAATCGCCGAATTATCGCTTGCGATAA
- the guaA gene encoding glutamine-hydrolyzing GMP synthase, translating into MKYNKHRILVIDFGSQYTQLLLRRIRELGVYSEFCSWNISKSRICSFNPSGIVLSGGPHSVIDNYPPHIPEFVFQLGIPIFGICYGMQIVSFQLGGQVQRVIAQREFGCTQITILSKSVIINDIYDYVDDVTGRLALDVWMSHGDVVTTVPKDFTIIGVNKYRQVAIMANEARHFYGVQFHPEVTHTRKGKSILERFIMCICRCQPSWKVPNIIDDIVMNTRAKVGNDRVVLGFSGGIDSLVTALLLQRAIGHQCICIFIDNGLLLNYEFDRVKNFCNENCNLNIIYLSKEQQFFNALIGVSDPEKKRKIIGKVFTEVFEEQIRNLVAIKWLAQGTIYSDVIESGVSLSSFKNVIKSHHNVGGFYEIKNVQLLEPIRNLFKDEVRSIGLDLGIPVDLVYRYPFPGPGLAIRILGEVKKEYCDILRKVDIIFVEELKHENLYPKISQAFAVFLPTHSVGIQGDQRKYKWVIALRAVETVDFMTARWVCLPYDFLNKVSNRIVNEVEEVSRVVYDISSKPPATIEWE; encoded by the coding sequence GTGAAATATAACAAACATCGTATTTTAGTAATAGATTTTGGATCTCAATACACTCAGTTGTTGTTGAGAAGAATTCGTGAATTGGGAGTATATTCTGAATTTTGCTCTTGGAATATTAGTAAATCTCGAATATGTTCATTTAATCCTAGTGGTATTGTTCTGTCTGGAGGTCCTCACAGTGTTATCGATAACTATCCTCCGCATATTCCTGAATTTGTGTTTCAGTTAGGTATACCTATATTTGGAATTTGTTATGGTATGCAAATTGTGTCGTTTCAATTAGGCGGGCAAGTACAACGTGTCATTGCACAGCGTGAATTTGGTTGTACTCAAATAACAATTCTTTCTAAAAGCGTTATAATAAATGATATTTATGACTATGTTGATGATGTTACGGGACGTTTAGCGCTTGATGTGTGGATGAGTCACGGGGATGTTGTTACTACTGTTCCTAAGGATTTTACAATTATTGGTGTTAATAAGTATCGACAAGTTGCAATTATGGCTAATGAAGCCCGTCATTTTTATGGTGTTCAATTTCATCCGGAAGTTACTCATACTAGAAAAGGAAAAAGTATTTTAGAACGTTTTATTATGTGTATTTGTCGCTGTCAACCTTCTTGGAAGGTACCTAACATTATTGATGATATTGTTATGAATACTCGTGCAAAAGTAGGTAATGATAGAGTAGTTCTTGGATTTTCAGGTGGAATCGATTCTCTTGTTACAGCGTTATTGTTACAACGTGCAATTGGGCATCAATGTATCTGCATCTTTATTGATAATGGTTTATTGTTAAATTATGAATTTGATCGAGTGAAGAATTTTTGTAATGAAAATTGCAATTTAAATATTATTTATCTGTCGAAAGAACAGCAATTTTTCAATGCTTTAATTGGAGTTAGTGATCCAGAGAAAAAAAGAAAAATAATTGGTAAAGTTTTTACAGAAGTTTTTGAAGAACAAATTCGTAATTTAGTAGCTATAAAATGGTTAGCTCAAGGTACTATATATTCAGATGTTATTGAATCTGGTGTATCCCTATCTTCTTTTAAAAATGTAATTAAATCGCATCACAATGTGGGTGGTTTTTATGAAATTAAGAATGTTCAACTACTAGAGCCTATAAGAAATTTATTTAAAGATGAAGTTCGTAGTATTGGATTAGATTTAGGGATACCTGTGGATTTAGTTTATCGTTACCCGTTTCCAGGGCCTGGATTAGCTATTAGGATATTGGGTGAAGTAAAAAAAGAATATTGTGATATTTTACGTAAAGTAGATATCATTTTTGTTGAAGAACTGAAGCATGAAAATTTATATCCTAAAATTAGTCAGGCCTTTGCGGTGTTTTTACCGACACATTCAGTAGGAATACAGGGTGATCAACGTAAGTATAAATGGGTAATTGCTCTTCGTGCTGTGGAAACTGTAGATTTTATGACAGCACGTTGGGTTTGTTTACCTTATGATTTTTTAAATAAGGTATCTAATCGTATCGTCAATGAAGTTGAGGAAGTGTCTCGTGTAGTATATGATATTTCGTCTAAACCTCCGGCTACTATTGAATGGGAATAA
- a CDS encoding urease accessory protein UreD — MSDKLYQKLIDGWLGELRLNFALRDGRSVLTKCKHVGPFYVKRSFYSKNDNTPHVYLLHPPGGLVGGDKLILDVKLESDSRALLTTPGATKFYRSNSVYVTQKYTFRLERNTALEWIPQGSIFFPQSKAKIDTTFILEQGSRIISFDMLCFGNVSLGTANFPEDVDVCLNIFLSDSIGLRERLRINKLNCVMKLGGFRISALLFAIPSDEKILNEVRNLITSDNHHQVGGATLLDDILVVRLLSNDNQCLKQTLCRIWCVIRPFIMGQKAVLPRIWFT; from the coding sequence ATGAGTGACAAATTATATCAAAAATTGATTGATGGTTGGTTAGGAGAATTAAGATTAAATTTTGCTTTACGGGACGGACGTAGTGTGCTGACTAAATGTAAGCATGTTGGTCCATTTTATGTAAAAAGAAGTTTTTATTCGAAAAATGATAATACTCCGCATGTGTATTTGCTACATCCTCCTGGTGGCTTAGTTGGAGGAGACAAGTTGATACTAGATGTTAAGTTAGAATCAGATAGTAGAGCATTATTAACGACGCCTGGTGCTACTAAATTTTATCGTAGTAATAGTGTGTATGTGACACAGAAATATACATTTAGATTAGAGCGTAATACTGCTTTGGAGTGGATTCCTCAAGGCAGTATTTTTTTTCCTCAATCTAAAGCAAAAATAGATACTACTTTTATTTTAGAACAAGGATCTAGAATTATATCATTTGACATGCTATGCTTTGGAAATGTATCATTAGGCACTGCTAATTTTCCAGAAGACGTAGATGTTTGTTTAAATATTTTTTTATCTGATTCTATTGGATTACGAGAACGTTTGAGGATTAATAAATTAAATTGTGTTATGAAGTTAGGGGGGTTCCGAATCAGTGCTTTACTTTTCGCCATCCCATCGGATGAAAAAATATTAAACGAGGTACGTAATTTAATAACATCAGATAACCATCACCAAGTTGGAGGAGCCACGTTATTAGATGATATTCTTGTAGTGCGACTATTAAGTAATGATAACCAGTGTTTAAAACAAACGCTATGTCGTATTTGGTGTGTTATACGTCCTTTTATAATGGGTCAAAAAGCTGTACTCCCTCGTATTTGGTTTACATAA
- a CDS encoding urease subunit gamma, whose translation MKLLPREKDKLLLFTAALLAERRRNRGLKLNYPESIALISAVILEGARDGKNVAELMDIGKNVLTRNDVMIGVPEMISNVQVEATFTDGTKLVTIHDPII comes from the coding sequence ATGAAGTTATTACCTCGTGAAAAAGATAAATTATTGTTGTTTACAGCAGCATTGTTAGCAGAAAGACGTCGAAATCGAGGGTTAAAATTAAACTATCCAGAGTCAATAGCATTAATTAGTGCTGTAATTTTGGAGGGTGCTCGTGATGGGAAAAATGTTGCTGAATTGATGGATATAGGTAAAAACGTATTAACTAGAAATGATGTTATGATAGGAGTACCTGAAATGATTAGCAATGTACAAGTAGAAGCTACTTTTACTGATGGCACTAAATTAGTAACAATACATGACCCAATAATTTAA
- a CDS encoding urease subunit beta, giving the protein MIPGEFYILHGNIELNVGRQKVLVTVINNGDRPIQIGSHFHFYEVNAALNFNRVVARGFRLNIPSGTAVRFEPGQSRTVELVKYAGACKIYGFRKAIMGKLD; this is encoded by the coding sequence ATGATCCCGGGTGAATTCTATATTTTACACGGAAATATAGAATTGAATGTTGGCAGACAAAAAGTGTTAGTAACTGTTATAAATAATGGAGATAGGCCTATACAGATTGGTTCTCATTTTCATTTTTATGAGGTAAATGCTGCCTTAAATTTTAATCGGGTTGTCGCTCGTGGATTTCGTTTAAATATTCCATCAGGAACAGCGGTACGTTTTGAACCAGGTCAATCTAGAACTGTAGAACTTGTAAAATATGCAGGTGCGTGCAAAATTTATGGATTTCGTAAAGCTATTATGGGAAAGTTAGATTAA